A genomic region of Oryza glaberrima chromosome 1, OglaRS2, whole genome shotgun sequence contains the following coding sequences:
- the LOC127760229 gene encoding chitinase CLP-like yields the protein MHYTRIRCLMSLIPPATVSLVLLLSCLVATGDQQPAAYKLPLIVPLVRDTNTSLYTIAIKKGDAGPLVVDLAGALVWSTCPSTHATVSCLSGACGAANQQQPRRCRYVDGGWFWSGREAGSRCACTAHPFNPVTGECSTGDLTSFAMSANTTSNGTKLLYQEAFATVGACAPERLLASLPAGATGVAGFSRRPLSLPSQLAAQRNFGNKFALCLPGFAAFGDTPVYIGTESLGIVNYTESLPYTPLLTNPRNPGYYLPVKGITVSWYGRDVTASLPADALNMDARTGRGGVVLSTTTPYAVMRPDVFRAFAEAFDAAIRGTDYAKVVRVPAVEPFKLCYDGAFPFRKRPPTWDVPTIDLELAGATGIWRLFTENYMVQTPRGMCVGILEMEAGGGMPVDGEPAMVLGLKQLDTNLLVFDLDKMLLWFSGELSFRLTGCVSPF from the coding sequence ATGCATTACACTCGTATCAGGTGTTTGATGTCTTTGATCCCTCCTGCCACTGTGTCACTGGTTCTGCTGCTATCATGCTTGGTGGCGACCGGTGATCAGCAGCCAGCAGCGTACAAGCTACCCCTAATCGTCCCTCTCGTCAGGGACACCAACACCTCCCTCTACACGATCGCCATCAAGAAAGGCGATGCCGGCCCCCtcgtcgtcgacctcgccggcgcgctcgtCTGGTCGACGTGCCCGTCGACGCACGCCACGGTGTCGTGCCTATCCGGCGCGTGCGGCGCGGCCAACCAGCAGCAGCCGCGTCGCTGCCGGTACGTCGACGGCGGCTGGTTCTGGTCCGGCCGCGAGGCGGGGTCGCGCTGCGCCTGCACCGCCCACCCGTTCAACCCGGTCACCGGCGAGTGTTCCACCGGCGATCTCACCAGCTTCGCCATGTCGGCGAACACCACCAGCAACGGCACCAAACTGCTGTACCAGGAGGCGTTCGCCACCGTCGGCGCGTGCGCGCCAGAGCGGCTGCTGGCGTcgctccccgccggcgccaccggcgtCGCGGGGTTCTCCCGGCGGCCGCTCTCGCTGCCGTCGCAGCTCGCCGCGCAGCGCAACTTCGGCAACAAGTTCGCCCTGTGCCTCCCCGGATTCGCTGCGTTCGGCGACACGCCGGTGTACATCGGGACGGAGAGTCTAGGCATCGTCAACTACACGGAAAGCCTCCCGTACACCCCGCTCCTGACGAATCCAAGAAACCCCGGCTACTACCTCCCCGTCAAAGGCATCACGGTGAGCTGGTACGGGCGGGACGTCACGGCGTCCCTGCCAGCCGACGCGCTCAACATGGACGCCCGCacggggcgcggcggcgtcgtgctgAGCACGACGACGCCGTACGCCGTCATGCGGCCCGACGTGTTCCGCGCGTTCGCCGAGGCGTTCGACGCCGCCATACGAGGAACGGATTACGCCAAGGTGGTGCGCGTGCCGGCGGTGGAGCCCTTCAAGCTGTGCTACGACGGCGCGTTCCCGTTCCGGAAGCGGCCGCCGACGTGGGACGTGCCGACGATCGacctggagctcgccggcgccacgGGCATCTGGAGGTTGTTCACCGAGAACTACATGGTGCAGACGCCGCGCGGGATGTGCGTGGGGATCCTcgagatggaggccggcggcggcatgccgGTGGACGGCGAGCCGGCGATGGTGCTCGGGCTGAAGCAGCTGGACACGAACCTGCTGGTGTTCGACCTCGACAAGATGTTGCTGTGGTTCAGCGGGGAGCTGTCCTTTCGCTTGACGGGCTGTGTGTCGCCCTTTTGA
- the LOC127760241 gene encoding chitinase CLP-like, which produces MANPPIKCLLPPAIVSLVLLISCMVATGEQQAPYKPLVVPLVRDSDTSFYTIPIKNGAPLVVDLAGTLVWSTCPSTHTTVSCLSGTCSAANQQQPRRCRYVDGGWFWSGREPGSRCACTAHPFNPVTGECSTGDLTTFAMSANSTVNGTRTLHPEEFAAVGSCAPQRLLASLPAGATGVAGFSRRPLSLPSQLAAQRNFGNKFALCMSQFVAFGDAPVYLGMEGRGFVDYREILPYTPLLTNPRIPGYYLPVKGISVSWSVPETPASLPAGALDLDARTGRGGVVLSTTTPYTVMRPDVFRAFAEAFDTAIIRRSKYTYSNVTRHPPVGPFKLCYNGAFPMLKRPASMDIPTIHLELDGATGTWSWFNDNYLVFAPGAALCVGVLEMGPGGMPVDGEPAMVVGVKQLDWNLLVFDLDKMLMWFSGDLAFRLAGCSYSSQIGL; this is translated from the coding sequence ATGGCTAACCCTCCTATCAAGTGCTTGCTCCCTCCTGCAATCGTGTCACTAGTTCTGCTGATCTCATGCATGGTGGCAACCGGTGAGCAGCAAGCACCGTACAAACCCCTCGTCGTCCCGCTCGTCAGGGACAGCGACACCTCCTTCTACACCATCCCCATCAAGAACGGCGCGCCGCtcgtcgtcgacctcgccggcaCGCTCGTCTGGTCGACGTGCCCGTCCACGCACACCACGGTGTCGTGTCTGTCCGGCACGTGCAGCGCGGCCAACCAGCAGCAGCCGCGTCGCTGCCGGTACGTCGACGGCGGCTGGTTCTGGTCCGGCCGCGAGCCGGGGTCGCGCTGCGCCTGCACCGCCCACCCGTTCAACCCAGTCACCGGCGAGTGCTCCACCGGCGATCTGACGACATTCGCCATGTCGGCTAACTCCACCGTCAACGGCACCAGAACGCTGCACCCGGAGGagttcgccgccgtcggctcgTGCGCGCCGCAGCGGCTGCTGGCGTCGCTCCCCGCGGGCGCCACCGGCGTCGCGGGGTTCTCCCGGCGGCCGCTCTCGCTGCCGTCGCAGCTCGCCGCGCAGCGCAACTTCGGCAACAAGTTCGCCCTGTGCATGTCCCAGTTCGTGGCGTTCGGCGACGCGCCGGTGTACCTGGGGATGGAGGGCCGAGGCTTCGTCGACTACAGGGAGATCCTCCCGTACACCCCGCTCCTGACGAACCCGAGAATCCCCGGCTACTACCTCCCCGTCAAAGGCATCTCCGTGTCATGGAGCGTTCCCGAGACGCCGGCGTCGCTGCCCGCCGGCGCGCTCGATCTGGACGCCCGCactggccgcggcggcgtggtgctGAGCACGACGACGCCGTACACGGTCATGCGGCCCGACGTGTTCCGCGCGTTCGCGGAGGCGTTCGACACCGCCATAATCAGGAGGAGCAAGTACACGTACTCCAACGTCACGCGCCACCCGCCCGTGGGACCCTTCAAGCTGTGCTACAACGGCGCCTTCCCGATGCTGAAGCGGCCGGCGAGCATGGACATTCCGACGATCCACCTGGAGCTGGACGGCGCCACGGGCACCTGGTCGTGGTTCAACGACAACTACCTGGTGTTTGCGCCGGGGGCGGCGTTGTGCGTCGGGGTGCTCGAGATGGGTCCCGGCGGCATGCCGGTGGACGGCGAGCCGGCGATGGTGGTCGGCGTGAAGCAGCTGGATTGGAACCTGCTGGTGTTCGATCTGGACAAAATGCTGATGTGGTTCAGTGGGGATCTGGCCTTTCGCTTGGCGGGTTGTTCATATTCTTCTCAAATCGGGTTATAA
- the LOC127760652 gene encoding chitinase CLP-like, translating into MPRAPEPVHVLLLAAIAVQVFVQCTAQAASDQKPLVSRLAQDYNTSLYTISVKNGAPPLVVDLAGTLVWSTCPSTHATVPCQSAACDAVNRQQPRRCRYVDGGWFWAGREPGSRCACTAHPFNPVTGECSTGDLTTFAMSANTTNGTDLLYPESFTAVGACAPERLLASPSLPQAAAGVAGFSGTTPLSLPSQLAAQRRFGSTFALCLPAFATFGDTPVYLPNYDPSGPFDYTKMLRRTPFLTNPRRNGGYYLPVKRISVSWRGPGDVPVSLPAGALDLDVRTGRGGVVLSTTTPYAIMRPDVFRAFAKAFDTVVARDRYSSVARVAGEKPFELCYGGTGGFALMKRAGYDAPAITLELGAGATGNWTILNGNFLVRGTCVGIVEMGPEGMPVDGEPAVVLGGMQLENILMVFDLDKRTLGFSRLLEWDLTNCYSASFL; encoded by the exons ATGCCTCGTGCACCTGAACCTGTGCACGTGCTGCTTCTTGCTGCCATCGCAGTGCAAGTGTTCGTCCAGTGCACGGCACAAGCTGCGAGTGATCAGAAGCCACTAGTCTCCAGGCTCGCCCAGGATTACAACACCTCACTCTACACCATCTCCGTCAAgaacggcgcgccgccgctcgtcgtcgacctcgccggcaCGCTCGTCTGGTCGACGTGCCCGTCCACGCACGCCACGGTGCCATGCCAGTCCGCCGCGTGCGACGCCGTCAACCGGCAGCagcctcgccgctgccggtaCGTCGACGGCGGCTGGTTCTGGGCCGGCCGCGAACCGGGGTCGCGCTGCGCCTGCACCGCCCACCCGTTCAATCCGGTCACCGGCGAGTGCTCCACCGGCGATCTGACGACATTCGCCATGTCGGCGAACACGACCAACGGCACCGACCTGCTGTACCCGGAGTCGTTCACCGCCGTCGGCGCGTGCGCGCCAGAGCGGCTGctggcgtcgccgtcgctgccgcaggcggccgccggcgtcgcgggGTTCTCCGGGACGACGCCGCTCTCGCTGCCGTCGCAGCTCGCCGCGCAGCGCCGCTTCGGCAGCACGTTCGCCCTGTGCCTGCCGGCGTTCGCGACGTTCGGCGACACGCCGGTGTACCTGCCCAACTACGACCCGTCCGGCCCCTTCGACTACACCAAGATGCTCCGGCGAACCCCGTTCCTGACGAACCCGAGGAGGAACGGCGGCTACTACCTCCCCGTGAAACGCATCTCCGTGTCGTGGCGCGGGCCCGGCGACGTCCCGGTGTCCCTGCCCGCCGGCGCGCTCGACCTCGACGTCCGCacgggccgcggcggcgtcgtgctgAGCACCACGACGCCGTATGCGATCATGCGCCCCGACGTGTTCCGCGCGTTCGCCAAGGCGTTCGACACAGTCGTGGCCAG GGACAGGTATAGCAGCGTGGCGAGGGTGGCCGGCGAGAAGCCGTTCGAGCTCTGCTACGGCGGCACCGGCGGGTTCGCGTTGATGAAGCGGGCGGGCTACGACGCGCCGGCGATCACCCTGGAGCTGGGCGCCGGAGCCACGGGCAACTGGACGATACTGAACGGCAACTTCCTGGTACGCGGGACGTGCGTTGGGATCGTGGAGATGGGGCCGGAAGGCATGCCGGTGgacggcgagccggcggtgGTGCTCGGCGGGATGCAGCTGGAGAACATCCTGATGGTGTTCGATCTGGACAAACGCACGCTCGGCTTCAGCAGGCTATTGGAATGGGACCTGACGAATTGTTACAGCGCAAGCTTTTTGTGA